One genomic window of Punica granatum isolate Tunisia-2019 chromosome 1, ASM765513v2, whole genome shotgun sequence includes the following:
- the LOC116209063 gene encoding uncharacterized protein LOC116209063 isoform X1, which translates to MAEVGQGSIDGRRGGGGGADDFMDIVFSWSLQDVYDETLYKNQVEKIPERFDSVEQYLGSFIYPFLEETRAEVCSSLDAIATSPYAEVTGFEESKPHGTNLYNIKVDQWRNRLTEPGKEPYQTRPGDLLILADAKPETVSDLQRIGRFWAFAFVTGISYNDDGDDMDTNIKGGEELNAVNFKITIGEEMEEMVHKQLYVIFMVNLTTNKKTWKSLHMHGNWDILKEVLCTDSVGEEGCNLCLMQGNEDVVAGSLLSYLNESQKETALSCLYKTQCQHRHIIKLIRGPPGTGKTKTVSTMLFTLLNMKCKTLVCAPSNVAVKEVASRVQRLVRDSSLVSYGDILLFGRKDRLKMDSYTEEIYLEYRVDRIRECLAPLTGWRNCIASMITLLEDSVQQYNIFVENESVGNSNNEEEKSHNVGQRKPFIEFIRERYSSTLGPLDRCISILCIHISRSYMSKDIFDNMMGLPGHLKSFGKLLFQKDSNLFSSRLEEAFSRKATDRLSTKTPRDPLLTLYLKRCECLSALAVVQDSLNRLKLPSFMSKDLIREFCFQSATLFFCTASNTYKLHFVDMEPPKLLVIDEAAQLKECESVVPLQLAGLSHAVLVGDERQLPSIVKSKVSDEASFGRSLFERLSSLGKSKHLLDIQYRMHPSISHFPNRMFYGGQIQDAAIVKAQSYIRRYLPGSMFSPYAFINISDGREEHDDKGTSLRNLVEVAVALKLLKYLQQAWSSSSKQKLRIGIISPYAAQVGAIRARLGKKYEDSENSGGFVVNVKTVDGFQGGEEDIIIISTVRSNPQGNIGFLANCNNTNVALTRARHCLWILGNERTLRRSSLKTKQSVWEALVNDAIERQCFFNAEDDEGLAKTILEVKKEYDQLDDLLSGSSVLFRSARWKVIFSENFRQSFRKLISRQMKLSVINLLLKLSNGWRPKRRDMNMICENSLQIVKQFKVESLYVLCTVDIEKDFNYVQVLKVWDVLPSEDIPKTVKRLDGIYETYSNDYIDRCKEKSLDGLLEVPKSWQAPFNFRRSGNSSTENQEGHDLDSVLDSCSYAENSKVNDSLLLMKFYPLSSDIVNHLLSDKDGKEVELPFEVTNEEREIINFPRSTFILGRSGTGKTTILTMKLFKKEQLYQMALNRDGNGGFSDRTNNEERDEDPNTDGLHQLFVTVSPKLCFAVRRHISQLKSFACGRNILPESPSGDIDFIDSTDQFKDIPDSFFDIPPKSYPLVVTFQKFLIMLDGTIGVSYFERFPDLRKICRGKVGPIRSLALQTYVRAKEVNYEKFCTTYWPHFNEALMRKFDPSRVFTEIISHIKGGIRVVDSSNGRISREDYVLLSEGRASTLTVDEREKMYDIFLDYEKMKARNGEFDLSDLVNDLHSRLQHEKWKGDRMEFVYIDEVQDLTMRQIALFKNISSNVEEGFVFSGDTAQTIARGIDFRFEDIRFLFYKEFSHGLGDEVQQNLHKGRISKVFHLSQNFRTHAAILKLAQSVINLLSHYFPLLIDILSPEVSRICGEAPIFLESGNEENAIISIFGNNLSVGVNVVGFGAEQVILVRDDCARHEVLNYVGKQALILTVVECKGLEFQDVLLYNFFGSSPMKNQWRVIYEYMKEQNLLDNSFPRGFPNFDLAKHNILCSELKQLYVAITRTRQRLWIVESNMEFSKPMFDYWKKLCLIQVRKLDNYLAEEMKVASTPEQWKSQGWKLMDENNYEMATMCFERAQFALGEKFARAAGLNAAADQMSISNPEEASHFRRQAGEMYESIGKNERAAQCFLALKDYERAGTLFESIGMAEFAAECFYELKEYERAGSIYLEKCGESSLERAGECFLLAGCCSQAADVYSKGNFLSQCLSACAQGNLFELGLSYIQSWKEGAKTSKPDTVKIEQDFLETCAHHYYKQKNFKMMMRFVKVFPSMEAMRSFLRSLNCLEELLSMEEEFGNFLKAADVAKLKGDTLLEARLLGKGGHFKEASMCILWYVLYSSLWGTPGSRGWPLKKFEGKKDLLRRAKSYAILVSEHFYHYAQIESTVLLDEVISLPELGELLSGSSRNKNITGEILCSWKILDVHLKSDVSLFCCEDNLVPDFKDFSEKQILRNQVSVEAMFYFWSLWRDEIICIIDNVQCLEKQEANEYTSYVEFCLNYMGVLKLYNSKAEPIYLLLNPEAEWARNIGDGSFRRNGKLVPLELRHFVVAAKKYWGSELVSVTIKVLHCLDALYKLRSSVSVGISKPEYSQCRVLIHIYEVAEFLLTSKSLICHHSDKQVIWNFIRDSTLRYLSCVFPLDWRSSLRANIVSLRGSKASSRLLRQAFELVNPKKKLTYGQIGQLTMIILGSGKLDSPSYLKVLECFQEDTPWKILFDCLHQEKGRGSSRNVFSEVSAVQKFHEALAETFNANWRKEVDYISPSCFLYLLERLLILSSSFRPHMFTTESGFVEWLMFHEGDTMVRPNSVPYPVEPFELILEFIPYAIQLLLRNRSDTVEWIGKSGVTEREQYHRLLVLKLFMLLSLLHINFSVCGDLLCKLLTTWYISDYLPREFFNPLWRAFKHGNELEITVPAIAEAFRRVNDPLVIISWERDFSNPVPRDALCVEITKYRTSEDVLRFLFPDIAKARKHQGDALKDGAENSSSNVRPSSSNDLGENSEMGVSSDIVEETSSIGESPSENIKTVMELWKVVDMLESVGKVEDQPGIVSSAKALKVDFDKCLSEFYQALNEHIWEAKGNFSGEEALPDTFRQNLSGMLDDLRQLHAALSFSLSDRKLEDKISAIVEISRRLQLRRPMLEHFLCHMFQERSNGAEVNPEDSRASTATRKGIENKNQGNNKSKAKKKSKRGRK; encoded by the exons ATGGCGGAAGTTGGCCAAGGGTCCATAgatggaagaagaggaggaggaggtggtgCCGATGACTTCATGGACATCGTCTTCTCTTGGTCCCTCCAAGATGTATACGATGAGACTCTCTACAAGAACCAG GTGGAGAAGATCCCGGAAAGATTTGATTCGGTTGAGCAGTATCTAGGTTCCTTCATCTATCCCTTCTTAGAAGAAACAAGAGCTGAAGTATGCTCGAGCTTGGATGCAATCGCGACGTCACCTTATGCTGAAGTTACAGGATTTGAGGAAAGCAAGCCCCATGGGACAAACCTATACAACATTAAGGTTGACCAGTGGAGAAACCGATTAACTGAACCAGGCAAGGAGCCCTACCAGACTCGGCCGGGTGACCTTTTGATTCTAGCAGATGCGAAGCCCGAGACAGTTTCTGATCTGCAGAGGATAGGAAGATTCTGGGCATTTGCTTTTGTCACTGGGATCTCATACAATGATGATGGCGACGACATGGATACAAACATCAAAGGCGGCGAAGAATTGAATGCAGTGAACTTCAAAATTACAATAGGGGAGGAGATGGAAGAGATGGTTCACAAGCAGTTATATGTTATTTTCATGGTGAATTTGACCACCAATAAAAAGACATGGAAATCTTTGCACATGCATGGGAACTGGGATATTCTGAAGGAAGTTTTGTGCACAGATTCCGTG GGTGAGGAAGGGTGCAATCTCTGCCTCATGCAGGGCAATGAAGATGTTGTTGCTGGGAGTTTATTGAGTTATCTGAACGAGTCCCAAAAGGAAACTGCTCTGTCATGTCTTTATAAAACCCAATGTCAGCACAGACATATTATAAAACTCATACGGGGTCCACCAGGGACTGGAAAAACGAAGACTGTCAGTACGATGCTCTTCACTCTTCTGAATATGAAATGCAAGACCCTTGTGTGTGCCCCGTCAAACGTTGCAGTTAAGGAAGTTGCATCTCGGGTTCAAAGGCTCGTGAGGGATTCGTCTTTGGTGAGTTACGGAGATATTCTTCTCTTTGGGCGTAAGGACCGCCTTAAAATGGATTCATACACTGAAGAAATTTACTTGGAATATCGGGTGGATCGGATAAGAGAATGCCTTGCACCGTTAACGGGTTGGAGGAATTGCATAGCTTCAATGATAACTCTTCTAGAGGATTCTGTTCAGCAATACAATATATTTGTTGAAAATGAATCTGTCGGAAATAGCAACAACGAGGAGGAGAAAAGCCACAATGTGGGTCAGAGAAAACCATTTATCGAGTTCATCAGGGAGAGATACTCATCGACATTGGGACCCCTTGATAGATGCATTTCTATCTTATGTATTCACATTTCCAGGAGTTACATGtccaaagatatttttgaCAATATGATGGGGCTTCCTGGGCACCTTAAATCATTCGGTAAATTATTATTCCAGAAGGATTCAAATTTGTTCTCTTCAAGATTGGAGGAGGCATTTTCCCGTAAAGCAACTGACAGGCTTTCTACGAAGACTCCCAGGGACCCACTTTTGACTTTATACTTGAAGAGATGTGAATGCCTTTCTGCCTTGGCAGTTGTCCAGGATTCGCTCAATAGGCTGAAGCTTCCTAGCTTTATGAGTAAGGACTTGATAAGAGAGTTTTGCTTTCAATCTGCTACGTTGTTTTTTTGCACAGCTTCCAACACATATAAGCTGCATTTTGTGGATATGGAGCCACCGAAGCTCTTGGTGATCGATGAAGCAGCTCAGTTGAAAGAATGTGAATCTGTGGTCCCTCTTCAACTTGCTGGACTTAGCCACGCTGTTCTTGTTGGGGATGAGCGTCAGTTACCATCTATAGTGAAAAGCAAA GTCTCTGATGAAGCTAGCTTTGGTCGAAGTTTGTTTGAAAGATTAAGTTCACTTGGAAAATCTAAGCATTTACTCGACATCCAGTATCGAATGCACCCTTCAATAAGTCACTTTCCTAATCGCATGTTTTATGGTGGCCAAATTCAAGATGCTGCAATTGTCAAGGCCCAGAGTTACATTAGGCGTTATCTACCAGGGTCAATGTTTAGTCCATATgcatttataaatatttctgATGGAAGAGAAGAACATGACGACAAAGGGACCTCTCTGAGGAATCTCGTGGAGGTGGCTGTTGCATTGAAGTTATTGAAGTATCTCCAACAAG CATGGAGCTCGTCATCAAAGCAAAAGCTGAGGATTGGCATAATATCACCCTATGCGGCTCAAGTTGGAGCAATTCGTGCAAGACTTGGAAAGAAATATGAAGACTCTGAAAATTCCGGGGGCTTTGTGGTGAATGTGAAGACAGTGGACGGGTTTCAAGGCGGCGAGGAAGACATCATAATAATATCTACCGTGAGATCGAATCCTCAGGGTAACATCGGGTTCTTAGCCAATTGTAACAACACAAATGTTGCTTTGACCCGAGCAAG GCATTGTCTTTGGATTTTGGGGAACGAGAGAACGCTGCGGAGGAGTTCATTGAAGACAAAGCAATCAGTATGGGAAGCATTGGTTAATGATGCCATCGAACGACAGTGTTTCTTCAATGCAGAAGATGACGAGGGTTTGGCAAAGACCATCTTAGAAGTCAAGAAAGAATATGATCAGCTCGATGATCTGCTCAGTGGGAGCAGTGTGCTCTTTAGAAGCGCTAGGTGGAAG GTCATTTTTAGCGAGAACTTTCGTCAGTCTTTCCGAAAGTTGATTTCACGCCAGATGAAGCTGTCAGTGATAAACCTTCTGTTGAAGCTCTCTAATGGATGGAGACCTAAGAGGAGAGACATGAACATGATCTGCGAGAACTCCCTACAGATTGTGAAACAATTTAAAGTTGAGAGTCTCTATGTTTTGTGCACAGTTGACATAGAAAAGGACTTCAATTACGTTCAAGTCTTGAAGGTTTGGGACGTATTGCCATCAGAAGATATCCCGAAGACGGTCAAACGCCTTGATGGCATTTATGAAACATACAGCAATGACTATATCGATCGTTGCAAGGAGAAATCTCTTGATGG GCTCCTGGAAGTTCCAAAGTCTTGGCAAGCACCTTTCAATTTTCGTCGCAGTGGAAATTCTTCTACTGAAAATCAGGAAGGTCATGATTTGGACAGTGTCTTGGATTCTTGCTCATATGCAGAGAATTCGAAGGTGAACGACAGTTTACTCCTGATGAAGTTTTACCCACTGTCCTCGGACATTGTGAACCACTTGCTATCAGACAAAGATGGGAAAGAAGTGGAACTCCCATTTGAAGTGACAAATGAAGAAAGGGAGATCATCAACTTCCCCCGGAGCACTTTCATACTTGGACGTTCTGGCACTGGGAAGACCACTATTCTAACGATGAAGTTGTTTAAGAAAGAGCAGCTTTACCAGATGGCTTTAAATAGAGATGGCAATGGAGGGTTCAGCGACAGAACAAACAATGAGGAGAGGGATGAAGATCCTAACACAGATGGGTTGCATCAGCTTTTTGTTACCGTCAGTCCCAAACTCTGTTTTGCTGTCAGACGACACATTTCTCAATTGAAGAG CTTTGCATGTGGAAGGAATATTTTGCCTGAAAGCCCTTCAGGTGATATCGATTTTATAGACAGCACAGACCAGTTCAAGGACATTCCAGACTCTTTTTTTGATATACCTCCCAAGTCGTATCCGCTCGTCGTTACTTTCCAAAAGTTTCTGATAATGCTTGATGGAACCATTGGTGTTTCATACTTTGAGAGGTTCCCCGATTTAAGGAAAATTTGCAGGGGCAAAGTCGGGCCTATAAGATCTCTTGCCTTGCAAACTTACGTGAGAGCAAAGGAGGTAAATTATGAGAAGTTCTGCACAACTTATTGGCCCCATTTCAATGAGGCACTCATGAGGAAGTTCGACCCTTCGAGAGTATTTACTGAGATTATATCTCATATCAAAGGCGGTATACGAGTTGTAGATTCTTCTAATGGCAGGATCAGTCGAGAGGACTATGTTTTACTTTCAGAAGGTCGTGCCTCAACTCTAACAGTTGATGAACGTGAGAAAATGTATGATATTTTCCTGGACTACGAGAAGATGAAAGCAAGGAATGGTGAGTTTGATCTCTCTGATCTTGTCAATGATCTCCACTCTCGTCTCCAACATGAAAAATGGAAGGGTGATAGGATGGAATTTGTTTATATAGATGAAGTTCAAGACCTTACTATGAGACAGATTGCACTATTTAAGAATATTTCAAGTAATGTCGAGGAAGGCTTCGTTTTCTCTGGTGACACTGCTCAAACTATTGCAAGGGGAATAGATTTCCGATTCGAGGATATCAGATTCTTGTTCTACAAGGAATTCTCGCATGGATTGGGAGATGAGGTTCAGCAAAATTTGCATAAAGGCAGAATCTCCAAGGTTTTTCACCTGTCTCAGAATTTTCGGACCCATGCAGCCATTCTCAAGCTAGCACAGAGTGTCATCAACCTTCTCAGTCATTATTTTCCATTATTGATTGACATTCTCAGCCCTGAAGTGAGTCGGATATGTGGGGAAGCCCCAATTTTCCTGGAGTCGGGAAATGAAGAGAATGCCATCATATCAATCTTTGGAAACAACCTTAGTGTGGGAGTGAATGTAGTCGGTTTTGGAGCGGAGCAAGTCATATTAGTTCGGGATGATTGTGCTCGACATGAAGTGTTGAACTATGTGGGGAAGCAAGCCCTCATTTTAACTGTGGTGGAGTGCAAAGGTTTAGAGTTTCAG GACGTGCTCTTGTACAACTTTTTTGGTTCGTCGCCAATGAAGAATCAATGGAGGGTCATCTACGAGTACATGAAGGAACAAAATTTACTAGATAACAGCTTTCCCAGAGGGTTCCCGAACTTCGACTTAGCAAAGCACAATATCTTGTGCTCTGAACTGAAGCAATTATATGTTGCCATCACTCGAACAAGGCAGAGGCTGTGGATCGTTGAGAGCAACATGGAATTTTCGAAACCCATGTTTGATTACTGGAAAAAGCTCTGCCTCATCCAAGTGAGGAAGTTAGACAATTATCTTGCAGAAGAGATGAAGGTTGCAAGCACTCCTGAGCAATGGAAATCACAGGGTTGGAAG CTCATGGATGAGAACAACTACGAGATGGCAACAATGTGCTTTGAACGAGCACAATTTGCACTGGGAGAGAAATTTGCAAGGGCCGCAGGGCTAAATGCTGCAGCAGATCAAATGAGCATCTCAAATCCTGAGGAGGCTTCTCACTTCCGGAGGCAGGCGGGGGAGATGTATGAGTCCATTGGAAAGAATGAACGTGCTGCCCAGTGTTTCCTTGCTCTGAAGGATTATGAGAGAGCAGGGACACTTTTCGAGTCTATAGGAATGGCGGAATTTGCCGCCGAGTGTTTCTACGAATTGAAAGAGTATGAAAGGGCAG GAAGTATTTACTTGGAGAAGTGTGGAGAATCCAGTCTGGAAAGAGCCGGAGAGTGTTTCCTCCTTGCCGGCTGCTGCAGTCAGGCAGCAGATGTGTACTCAAAGGGCAACTTTTTGTCCCAGTGCTTGTCTGCTTGTGCTCAAGGAAATCTCTTTGAGTTGGGCTTGTCGTATATACAAAGCTGGAAAGAAGGAGCCAAAACATCTAAACCAGATACTGTTAAAATCGAGCAGGACTTCTTGGAGACTTGTGCACATCACTATTATAAACAGAAGAACTTCAAAATGATGATGAGATTCGTTAAGGTATTTCCATCTATGGAGGCAATGCGAAGCTTTTTGAGGAGTTTGAACTGCCTTGAGGAGCTTCTGTCTATGGAGGAAGAGTTTGGAAACTTCTTAAAAGCAGCTGATGTGGCAAAGCTAAAAGGTGACACCCTTCTCGAGGCTCGCTTGCTcggtaaaggtggacactttAAGGAGGCATCGATGTGTATCCTTTGGTACGTATTGTACTCTTCTCTTTGGGGGACACCGGGAAGCAGGGGATGGCCCCTGAAGAAGTTTGAAGGCAAAAAGGACCTCCTCAGGAGAGCTAAATCCTATGCGATTCTTGTGTCTGAGCACTTCTACCATTATGCACAGATTGAGTCGACAGTCTTGCTTGACGAAGTTATTAGTTTGCCCGAATTGGGGGAATTGTTGAGTGGTTCCAGCAGAAACAAGAACATCACCGGCGAAATATTGTGCTCTTGGAAGATTCTGGACGTGCATTTAAAATCAGATGTCTCTCTGTTTTGTTGTGAAGACAATTTGGTTCCTGATTTTAAGGATTTCTCAGAGAAACAAATTTTGAGGAATCAGGTTTCTGTGGAAGCAATGTTCTACTTTTGGAGTCTCTGGAGAGATGAGATCATTTGCATTATTGATAACGTCCAGTGTCTTGAGAAGCAGGAAGCAAATGAGTACACGTCTTACGTGGAGTTCTGTTTGAATTACATGGGTGTCTTGAAGCTCTATAATTCCAAAGCAGAACCAATTTATCTTCTCCTCAATCCTGAAGCAGAGTGGGCAAGAAACATTGGGGATGGGTCCTTTAGGAGAAACGGGAAGTTGGTCCCGTTGGAGCTTCGACATTTTGTCGTTGCTGCTAAGAAGTACTGGGGCTCGGAGCTAGTTTCTGTCACAATCAAAGTGTTGCACTGTCTTGATGCCCTTTACAAGTTAAGGTCATCAGTCTCAGTCGGGATTTCAAAACCTGAGTATTCTCAGTGCAGGGTACTAATACATATCTACGAGGTAGCAGAGTTTCTCTTAACGTCGAAGTCTTTGATTTGTCACCACTCTGACAAGCAGGTAATATGGAATTTCATCAGAGATTCGACATTGAGGTACTTATCCTGCGTCTTTCCTCTGGATTGGAGGAGTTCCTTGAGAGCAAACATAGTCTCTCTTAGAGGAAGCAAGGCTTCTTCTCGTTTGCTAAGACAGGCATTTGAACTTGTCAACCCAAAGAAGAAGCTCACTTATGGGCAGATCGGTCAGCTCACAATGATCATTCTCGGGTCGGGTAAGCTCGATAGTCCTTCATATTTGAAAGTCTTAGAGTGCTTTCAGGAGGATACTCCTTGGAAAATACTCTTTGATTGTCTCCATCAAGAGAAGGGACGGGGAAGTTCTCGCAATGTTTTCTCAGAAGTTTCTGCGGTTCAGAAATTTCACGAGGCCCTAGCAGAAACTTTCAATGCTAACTGGAGAAAAGAAGTCGACTACATCTCGCCTTCCTGCTTCTTATACCTTCTCGAGCGGCTTCTTATTCTCTCATCCAGTTTCCGCCCACATATGTTTACTACTGAGTCGGGTTTTGTCGAATGGCTCATGTTCCACGAAGGGGACACAATGGTGCGTCCTAATTCAGTTCCCTACCCAGTAGAACCTTTCGAGCTCATTCTTGAGTTTATTCCTTATGCGATTCAACTTCTTCTACGCAATAGATCCGACACCGTGGAATGGATAGGAAAATCAGGAGTGACTGAGAGGGAACAATACCATCGGCTTTTGGTCTTAAAGCTGTTTATGCTGCTGTCACTTCTGCACATAAATTTTTCTGTGTGTGGGGATTTGCTCTGTAAGTTGCTTACCACATGGTATATATCAGATTACCTTCCTCGCGAATTTTTCAATCCCCTTTGGAGAGCATTCAAGCATGGGAATGAGCTCGAGATTACTGTTCCGGCAATAGCAGAAGCATTTAGAAGGGTCAATGATCCTCTCGTAATCATCAGTTGGGAGAGAGATTTTTCAAATCCAGTACCAAGAGATGCTTTGTGTGTTGAAATTACTAAATATAGGACAAGCGAGGATGTACTGAGGTTTCTCTTTCCTGACATTGCCAAGGCCCGGAAACATCAGGGAGACGCTTTAAAGGATGGAGCTGAGAATTCCTCCTCCAATGTTCGCCCCTCGAGCAGCAATGATCTTGGCGAAAATTCGGAGATGGGGGTTTCATCTGATATTGTTGAGGAAACATCTTCAATCGGTGAAAGCCCCAGTGAAAATATCAAAACTGTGATGGAGCTGTGGAAGGTCGTAGATATGCTTGAATCTGTTGGCAAGGTTGAAGATCAGCCAGGGATTGTCTCCTCCGCAAAGGCACTTAAG GTTGACTTTGATAAGTGTTTGTCTGAATTCTATCAAGCTCTTAATGAACACATCTGGGAAGCTAAGGGAAATTTTTCGGGGGAAGAAGCCCTACCTGACACATTCAGGCAGAACCTTTCGGGAATGCTCGATGATCTTAGACAACTCCATGCTGCCTTAAGTTTCAG TCTCAGTGATCGGAAGCTTGAAGATAAGATTTCTGCGATTGTGGAGATATCCAGGAGGTTGCAATTGCGAAGGCCCATGTTGGAGCATTTCTTGTGTCATATGTTCCAAGAGAGAAGCAACGGTGCCGAGGTTAACCCTGAGGATTCACGTGCTTCGACTGCTACAAGAAAGggaattgaaaacaaaaaTCAGGGGAACAACAAATCGAAAGCgaagaaaaagagtaaaaGAGGGCGGAAGTAA